The candidate division KSB1 bacterium region TAATTCGTCGTATCCCCCGTGGCAATTGTCACACTGCGAGGGATCTACCAGTGTCCCCGACTGGTTGGGCTGCGAACCAGGCAGGAACATGTCATTAATGGTCGTGGGGACTGGTGAGGCCAGCAATGTGAACGCGGCAGTGGCAAACACGACAACCACGGAACAAGCGAATAGAAACGTGCGCATGAGTCGGTCTCCGCTTCAGTATGCATATGTACTTTGTGAATATTATAACAAAGTTGCATACAATAACAAAGTAAAAAGAGCAAGTAAATACTTGCTCTTGATCAAATCGGACATTCCCGGACGATTTACAAGCTGCTGAAATACTTTGGATTGACGACCGTGAAGTGCCGCGACGACAACTTGATGATGCCTCTCTCTGCCAAGGCACTCAGCAGACGCGACAGGGTCGATGGTGTTACCCCCACCGCACGGGCGATCTCTCCCTTCGGAAAGTCAATCCGTGGCATGACCTCATGTTGCTCGATGGCGGATCGCCCCGGAAGCAACTGGCGAATGAACCGAGCCAGTCTGATTTCTGCCGGTTCATTCGCGCGCGACAGCCATCGATCCTCCGATTCGCGCAGTTCACGCGCCAGCTTGTGGATCATCCGCATCGACAGCTCGTGCGACTCCTCGATCCAGCGCAAGAAGAGCGATCGTGGAATCAGACAGAGCCATGACAGTACGGCGCATTCAGCCGTCACGGCAGCGGGCTCGTTGGCTAACAACGGACGGTAGCCCGCGATCTCGCCTGGTCCCAGCACCCGGATTACCAACTCATCGCCGTGATTGCCCAGCTTTGAGAGCTTTACATAGCCGCTGTGGATACAAAAGAGATAACCGAGATCGTCACCGGTCGAAAAGATGACCTGACCCCTGCGATACTCACGTTCCAGTTTGTGGACCGCAAGTTCCTGTTGCTGAGCTGCGGAGAGGCTACTCAGAACTCCATTGCTGCCCACCTCGCAAGCCGCGCAGTGTGGCTGATTCATCGATCGCTCCGGTGTGTCTGCAAATTCGCCAAATGCTTCGCCACTCATCGCCTTACATCAGGAGCGGATTGCGTGGGGCGAAATCAAAGCTGCGCGACAGGAGCGGGTGCGATGAAGCAGTCCGTCCTGCGAGCCTTACTCAACGCAAGCTCCCCAGTGGCATCACCCTCGTACCGTACACCTCGTTCAGGACTTGCGCGAGTCCCGTGTAGATCGCGGACAGGCCACAGACGAGTCCCTCGTAGCCGGCGATGGTCAGGATCGTTTGATTCTCCAGAACGTCACCCGCGGCCAGCAGCCAGAACAGAATCGTCAGTGAACCGAACACGAATTGCAGCGCGCGACTAATCCGCAGCGTGCCGAGGAACATCACGAACGTGAACAGCCCCCACATGAACAAATATGCGGCCTTCGCCACCGCCGTGGGAGCTTGACCGTATCCCATTTGCGGAAGGAGGATCATCGCGACCAGCGTGAGCCAGAAAAAGCCGTAGGAACAGAATGCCGTCGCCGCGAAGGTGTTTCGCTTCTTCCATTCCATGGCCCCGGCGATAACCTGGGCGATTCCGCCGTAGAAAATCCCCATTCCGAGAATCATGCTGTCGAGCGGATACAGACCCGCGTTGTGCAGGTTCAGGAGTACCGTCGTCATGCCAAAACCGAGCAGCCCGAGCGGGGCGGGATTCGCCGTCGTGTCCCGCAGTTCGCGAATCGTCAAATTGCTTTCCATGAAGTGTGCCGCCGTCTTTCCGTCCGGCGTGGACGAGGTGCTTAAGGTACGTGAACACCCTCCCGACGGGAGGGAAAAGAGTTCGAGAATTGTGCCGCGACTACCGAAGGTCCGCGCGCCGACTCCGGTCTAATCGGAGTGCTTCCGTAATCCGGCCGCGCAGCTCCGTTGTCAACACCGCCTGAGCATGCGTGCTACGGGCGCCGTCGAGATCGCCGACGCGCTCCACGAATTGAAGTCGCGCGCGGCTGCTCGGCTCCTGCGGGGCGTCGCCGAGCGCCATGATGGTCACCGCGGGATTCCCCGGCGACGGGACCAAGTGGCTTTGAATCAGAATTCCAACCGGCAGGATGGGCTCACTCTGGAGATAGCCGGCGTAAACGCCGTCGCCGATGACGACGCGGTCCGTGGGCCAGTCCGCCGTGAGCTGTGCCAGGCCTGTCACCGCATCGACTGCCCAGTGCCGCCACTGTCGCAAGGTCGTTTCAAACGGCCGGCCTAACATCGCGGCGGCGGCGGCAACGTCTCCGGCGCGCAGTTTGGCCCGGATCGCCGTCGAGCAGACGATTTCGCCGCCCAACATCACCGGAGGAACGACGCGCACCGTAAATCCCGCGCCTGCTCCAAGCGCCGACGCCACGTCGCGAGTTCCCGCCCGGTCCCGCCCGAACGCATGGTCGAATCCCATCACCAGCGCCTTCGCGTGAAACTCGCGTTGGAGCACGTCGGTCACGAATTCCGCGGGAGACATCGCGGCCAGTTCCCGCGTGAACGCGCGCAGGCAAACCGTCGGTGCGTCGATCCGCGCGAACGCTCGCAATCGGTCCGCCACGGACTGGATCAAACGAAGTTCCGTTCCATTGCTAATTACTGTGCGCGGATGCGGCTGAAACGAGACCACGAGCGGATACAGTTGCTCGCTTTTGGACAGATCGAGCAGAGCGGAAATGATGGCGCGATGGCCCAAATGCACGCCGTCGAACGTGCCGATCGTAACCACTGATCGTTGGATCTCGTGCCAGTGGACGTGGTGCCGTGCGACGTACATTAGATGAAATTGCGGGCGTGATCGGAAATCAAAGCTCGTAGTCCACGACCGCGCGCTCGGACCGGACTTTTTGCAGAAGACTCACGGCCTCAATGTGCAGCGGATGAATTCTGTAGGCTTCGAGGGCGGGCCAGTTTACGAACTCCGTGTAGAGCACGAAATCCCACGCTTGCGCGTCCGGCGGGACGTTAATCCCGACGTCGAGCCGGGTCAGCCCCGCGATCTGACCGCGCAATGGGATTAGCACCGCCTTCACGCGCTGCGCGTTGGCGGCCTTGTCCGCGCCGTCGGCGAACTCGTGCAGCTTCCACATGACGATGTGAACGATCATGATTGAACTAGGGATGAGGGAGGACGCCGAAGACGTGAACCTTGAAACGTGAAAACCGAAGCCGCCGCTATCGGCCGAACCATCGCGGGAGCCAGGCGAAGGAGATCAACGGACGGCCCCGACGCTCCTGCCAGAAGAGCACGAGCGCAAGGCCGAAGAACAAGATGTTCGGCGCCCACATCGCCAGCCACGGATCGAGGCGGTCGCGATCCGCAAGATCCTCGCCGCCGATCAAGAACACCCAGTAGATCAGAAAGAAGAAGATGCTGTAGCCGGCGGAGACGCCCAACCCCGACTTGCGTACCCATTGGCCGATGATCATGCCCAGAAACGCGAAGACAATACACGCCGCGGGAATCGAGAACTTCTTGTGCAGTTCGACCTTGAGCTTGTCGATGTCGCGGTGCAGATTGACCGGATCGCGAAGCTCATACTCGACAATTCGCCCGCGCAACTGGCCGACATTCATTTCGCGGTCGCCGCGCCAATTGGACTCCGTGCGCTTGAGCGACATCTCGGGCGCCGATATCCGGAAGATCGCGCGCTCAAAATCCGTCTGCTGGTACTCCGCAGGCTTCTTCTTCGATTGCCGTTCAATTTGCCCGTCGGTGAGCGCGAACTCAAAGCCCTCCGCCGCCTCACTGTACCGC contains the following coding sequences:
- a CDS encoding Crp/Fnr family transcriptional regulator — its product is MNQPHCAACEVGSNGVLSSLSAAQQQELAVHKLEREYRRGQVIFSTGDDLGYLFCIHSGYVKLSKLGNHGDELVIRVLGPGEIAGYRPLLANEPAAVTAECAVLSWLCLIPRSLFLRWIEESHELSMRMIHKLARELRESEDRWLSRANEPAEIRLARFIRQLLPGRSAIEQHEVMPRIDFPKGEIARAVGVTPSTLSRLLSALAERGIIKLSSRHFTVVNPKYFSSL
- a CDS encoding acetate uptake transporter, producing the protein MESNLTIRELRDTTANPAPLGLLGFGMTTVLLNLHNAGLYPLDSMILGMGIFYGGIAQVIAGAMEWKKRNTFAATAFCSYGFFWLTLVAMILLPQMGYGQAPTAVAKAAYLFMWGLFTFVMFLGTLRISRALQFVFGSLTILFWLLAAGDVLENQTILTIAGYEGLVCGLSAIYTGLAQVLNEVYGTRVMPLGSLR
- a CDS encoding FAD synthetase family protein, which codes for MYVARHHVHWHEIQRSVVTIGTFDGVHLGHRAIISALLDLSKSEQLYPLVVSFQPHPRTVISNGTELRLIQSVADRLRAFARIDAPTVCLRAFTRELAAMSPAEFVTDVLQREFHAKALVMGFDHAFGRDRAGTRDVASALGAGAGFTVRVVPPVMLGGEIVCSTAIRAKLRAGDVAAAAAMLGRPFETTLRQWRHWAVDAVTGLAQLTADWPTDRVVIGDGVYAGYLQSEPILPVGILIQSHLVPSPGNPAVTIMALGDAPQEPSSRARLQFVERVGDLDGARSTHAQAVLTTELRGRITEALRLDRSRRADLR
- a CDS encoding Dabb family protein encodes the protein MIVHIVMWKLHEFADGADKAANAQRVKAVLIPLRGQIAGLTRLDVGINVPPDAQAWDFVLYTEFVNWPALEAYRIHPLHIEAVSLLQKVRSERAVVDYEL
- a CDS encoding LptF/LptG family permease, with protein sequence MVLFRYISREFIPPFVFSLSLIIFLFVLNLLFQMLGRIAGKGLPWNTVAEFFVLNLAWMVALAVPMAVLVATLTTYGRLGADGEITALKASGVGPVRLLLPALVMGLTVAAVLVIFNDRFLPDMNRRSRQLQADIKRKKPTMVLEPGVFLSDIPGHVLIAREVNQDSSELGDLVVYQENDPDYATTITAKQGRLRYSEAAEGFEFALTDGQIERQSKKKPAEYQQTDFERAIFRISAPEMSLKRTESNWRGDREMNVGQLRGRIVEYELRDPVNLHRDIDKLKVELHKKFSIPAACIVFAFLGMIIGQWVRKSGLGVSAGYSIFFFLIYWVFLIGGEDLADRDRLDPWLAMWAPNILFFGLALVLFWQERRGRPLISFAWLPRWFGR